In Pelodiscus sinensis isolate JC-2024 chromosome 2, ASM4963464v1, whole genome shotgun sequence, the following proteins share a genomic window:
- the AQP4 gene encoding aquaporin-4 isoform X1 yields MSDRPAARGWGKCGRLCKCETSMVAFKGVWTQPFWKAVSAEFLAMLIFVLLSLGSTINWGGSEKPLPVDMVLISLCFGLSIATMVQCFGHISGGHINPAVTVAMVCTRKISLAKSVFYIVAQCLGAIVGAGILYLVTPPSLVGGLGVTMVHGDLSAGHGLLVELIITFQLVFTIFASCDSKRSDVTGSVALAIGFSVAIGHLFAINYTGASMNPARSFGPAVIMGKWENHWVYWVGPIIGAVLAGTLYEYVYCPDVELKQHLKDVFGMATHQSKGKYMEVDDSRSQIETDDLILKPGTIHVIDVDRSEEKKGGDPTNEVLSSV; encoded by the exons taaGTGTGGACGTCTGTGTAAGTGTGAGACCAGCATGGTGGCATTTAAAGGAGTCTGGACTCAGCCTTTCTGGAAAGCTGTTTCAGCAGAATTTTTGGCCATGCTAATTTTTGTGCTCCTCAGCCTTGGCTCTACAATCAACTGGGGTGGATCTGAGAAACCTCTGCCTGTAGACATGGTCcttatctctctctgctttggaCTCAGCATTGCAACCATGGTTCAGTGCTTTGGACACATCAGTGGCGGCCATATTAACCCTGCAGTGACTGTTGCTATGGTCTGCACTAGGAAGATCAGCCTTGCCAAGTCTGTCTTCTATATTGTTGCCCAGTGCCTGGGTGCCATAGTGGGGGCAGGAATTCTCTACCTTGTCACGCCCCCAAGTTTGGTGGGAGGCTTGGGAGTTACTATG GTACATGGTGATCTTTCCGCTGGCCATGGACTCCTGGTGGAGTTGATAATTACTTTCCAGCTGGTTTTTACTATTTTTGCCAGCTGTGATTCAAAACGAAgcgatgttactggttcagtggCTTTAGCAATTGGATTTTCTGTTGCAATTGGACATTTATTTGCT atcAACTACACTGGTGCTAGTATGAATCCTGCTAGATCTTTTGGACCTGCAGTTATCATGGGAAAATGGGAAAACCACTGG gtgtaTTGGGTGGGACCAATAATTGGAGCAGTCCTTGCAGGAACCCTTTATGAGTATGTATATTGTCCAGATGTTGAGCTCAAGCAACATTTAAAAGACGTCTTCGGTATGGCCACTCATCAGTCTAAAGGGAAATACATGGAGGTGGATGATAGCAGGAGCCAGATAGAGACAGATGACTTGATCCTGAAGCCTGGCACCATTCATGTGATTGACGTTGACAGGAGTGAAGAGAAGAAGGGGGGCGATCCAACCAATGAGGTGTTATCTTCTGTATGA
- the AQP4 gene encoding aquaporin-4 isoform X2 yields MVAFKGVWTQPFWKAVSAEFLAMLIFVLLSLGSTINWGGSEKPLPVDMVLISLCFGLSIATMVQCFGHISGGHINPAVTVAMVCTRKISLAKSVFYIVAQCLGAIVGAGILYLVTPPSLVGGLGVTMVHGDLSAGHGLLVELIITFQLVFTIFASCDSKRSDVTGSVALAIGFSVAIGHLFAINYTGASMNPARSFGPAVIMGKWENHWVYWVGPIIGAVLAGTLYEYVYCPDVELKQHLKDVFGMATHQSKGKYMEVDDSRSQIETDDLILKPGTIHVIDVDRSEEKKGGDPTNEVLSSV; encoded by the exons ATGGTGGCATTTAAAGGAGTCTGGACTCAGCCTTTCTGGAAAGCTGTTTCAGCAGAATTTTTGGCCATGCTAATTTTTGTGCTCCTCAGCCTTGGCTCTACAATCAACTGGGGTGGATCTGAGAAACCTCTGCCTGTAGACATGGTCcttatctctctctgctttggaCTCAGCATTGCAACCATGGTTCAGTGCTTTGGACACATCAGTGGCGGCCATATTAACCCTGCAGTGACTGTTGCTATGGTCTGCACTAGGAAGATCAGCCTTGCCAAGTCTGTCTTCTATATTGTTGCCCAGTGCCTGGGTGCCATAGTGGGGGCAGGAATTCTCTACCTTGTCACGCCCCCAAGTTTGGTGGGAGGCTTGGGAGTTACTATG GTACATGGTGATCTTTCCGCTGGCCATGGACTCCTGGTGGAGTTGATAATTACTTTCCAGCTGGTTTTTACTATTTTTGCCAGCTGTGATTCAAAACGAAgcgatgttactggttcagtggCTTTAGCAATTGGATTTTCTGTTGCAATTGGACATTTATTTGCT atcAACTACACTGGTGCTAGTATGAATCCTGCTAGATCTTTTGGACCTGCAGTTATCATGGGAAAATGGGAAAACCACTGG gtgtaTTGGGTGGGACCAATAATTGGAGCAGTCCTTGCAGGAACCCTTTATGAGTATGTATATTGTCCAGATGTTGAGCTCAAGCAACATTTAAAAGACGTCTTCGGTATGGCCACTCATCAGTCTAAAGGGAAATACATGGAGGTGGATGATAGCAGGAGCCAGATAGAGACAGATGACTTGATCCTGAAGCCTGGCACCATTCATGTGATTGACGTTGACAGGAGTGAAGAGAAGAAGGGGGGCGATCCAACCAATGAGGTGTTATCTTCTGTATGA